In Pseudovibrio brasiliensis, the following are encoded in one genomic region:
- a CDS encoding glycosyltransferase family protein, with the protein MMKAFIHVQHLLGSGHIVRAVALAKALVRQGIAVTLATGNRIPATLDCGGLSVVQLPAVRAASAKFDVLLDEHDNPIDEAWWEKRIAATLSAFSSEHFDLLITETYPFGRRMFAAEMTRLLECAGTKSSPPWVVCSVRDILVRKDEAWKEEWMASQATAFYDRILVHSDPQLITLGDSFPFAYRVSSHVRYTGYISDDRSTEATSADGTDEVIVSCGGGAVGSALLRAALSAPNHMPPNTTLKWRVLVGHDIPEAEFHQLSRHSSSELIIERARKDFPALLKNAKLSISQAGYNTVVDILRAGIPSVLVPFAQEAETEQTQRAISLMKHRRAVAVPEKVLSPNTLAQAAQKALGLPAPDLHVALNGAEISAQILAADLGMETALDSTVGIIWERNVSRDL; encoded by the coding sequence ATGATGAAAGCCTTCATTCATGTTCAGCATCTACTCGGCTCCGGCCATATTGTGCGGGCTGTTGCACTGGCGAAAGCGCTGGTCCGTCAGGGCATTGCGGTGACGCTTGCCACCGGCAATCGCATTCCTGCGACGCTGGACTGTGGTGGACTGTCTGTGGTGCAGTTGCCTGCAGTTCGTGCGGCCAGTGCCAAGTTTGATGTGTTGCTGGACGAGCATGACAATCCAATCGATGAAGCATGGTGGGAGAAGCGTATTGCAGCGACACTCTCCGCTTTCTCCTCTGAGCATTTTGATCTGCTGATCACTGAGACCTATCCGTTTGGCAGGCGCATGTTTGCTGCTGAAATGACCCGGCTTCTGGAATGTGCTGGTACCAAATCGTCTCCGCCGTGGGTGGTCTGTTCAGTGCGCGATATTCTGGTGCGCAAGGATGAGGCCTGGAAGGAAGAGTGGATGGCCTCGCAGGCCACGGCCTTTTACGACCGCATTCTAGTCCACTCCGATCCGCAGCTCATCACACTGGGCGACAGCTTCCCCTTTGCTTATCGGGTCAGCTCACATGTTCGGTATACGGGCTATATCAGCGACGATCGCTCAACAGAGGCGACATCAGCGGATGGGACTGATGAGGTGATCGTTTCCTGCGGCGGCGGCGCTGTGGGCTCTGCTTTGCTGCGGGCTGCGCTTTCAGCTCCCAACCACATGCCCCCAAACACCACACTTAAGTGGCGGGTGCTGGTTGGACATGACATTCCCGAGGCAGAGTTTCATCAGCTTTCACGGCATTCGTCCTCTGAGCTGATCATTGAGCGGGCGCGTAAGGACTTCCCTGCTCTTTTGAAGAACGCCAAACTCTCCATCTCGCAAGCTGGTTACAACACAGTGGTCGATATCCTGCGTGCAGGCATTCCATCTGTGCTGGTTCCCTTTGCGCAGGAAGCGGAGACAGAACAAACACAGAGAGCCATCAGCCTGATGAAACATCGCAGAGCAGTGGCAGTGCCAGAGAAGGTTCTCAGTCCAAACACGTTGGCTCAAGCAGCTCAGAAAGCGCTTGGCCTTCCCGCCCCTGATCTGCATGTGGCGCTGAATGGTGCGGAGATTTCGGCGCAGATACTCGCTGCTGATCTTGGTATGGAGACGGCGTTGGATAGTACAGTTGGGATCATCTGGGAGAGGAATGTTTCTCGTGACCTCTAG
- a CDS encoding ABC transporter substrate-binding protein, translating to MITRRFLNAALVLATLAFPSVSSALVLKETPGIPPGLPPVVDRVPKEPLVTYPEDIGRVIGVQGGSLHTLISRPKDVRLINVWGYARLVGYNENLELNPDILESVDNHYDKIFTLHLREGHKWSDGSSFTAEDFRFWFEDVALNDELNPIGLPGFMLVDGEGPEFTVIDETAVRFEWHEPNPLFLQELAKARPPFIYRPAAYMKQFHEKYGNPEFIRQIARIEKVRGWAPLFNRMDDMYGASNPHIPTLQPWVPRTASGERRAVMERNPFFHRVDNAGQQLPYINRIIMDVVDGKLIPAKTLAGESDLQARGLGFSDISVLKRGEQTQDYDTRLWLNSKGSEISILPNLSVKDPVWRKLMQDRRFRHALSMGIDRELINKVLYFGLGRAGNDTVLNISPLFQPDFQTAWAEFNPELANQLLDDIGLTDRRGDGVRLLEDGRPLQLIIEITGESSEQDDALELVAETWKEIGVSAFIRPSQRDTIRARALSGALMMSVWSGFENGVPTADMPPVDYAPTREDFLSWAPWGNYYESDGHAGVRPDWPPAIRLVELFDQWLVSSSFEERDMIWEQILQIHADETIHIGLVNGVRHPVVVKGLLNVPEMGIYGWDPGAQFGIHRMDLFFFKDLLPDEDS from the coding sequence ATGATCACCCGACGTTTCCTCAACGCAGCGCTTGTCCTTGCAACCCTTGCATTCCCATCAGTCTCATCTGCCTTGGTTTTGAAAGAAACGCCCGGCATCCCTCCCGGCTTACCTCCTGTTGTCGACCGAGTGCCCAAAGAACCGCTCGTAACCTATCCGGAAGACATTGGCCGTGTCATTGGCGTGCAAGGGGGCTCTCTACACACACTAATCTCACGCCCTAAGGACGTCCGCCTGATCAACGTATGGGGGTATGCGCGACTGGTCGGCTACAACGAAAACCTTGAGCTCAATCCAGACATTTTGGAAAGCGTCGACAATCACTACGATAAGATCTTCACGTTGCATTTGCGGGAAGGCCACAAATGGTCCGATGGCAGCTCTTTCACTGCTGAAGATTTCCGCTTCTGGTTTGAAGATGTGGCCCTCAATGATGAACTCAACCCTATCGGCTTGCCGGGTTTTATGTTGGTGGATGGAGAAGGGCCAGAGTTTACGGTAATTGATGAAACCGCCGTTCGCTTCGAGTGGCATGAGCCAAACCCATTGTTCCTGCAAGAGCTTGCAAAGGCCCGCCCGCCATTTATCTATCGGCCTGCTGCCTACATGAAGCAGTTCCATGAAAAATATGGAAACCCCGAGTTCATCCGGCAGATCGCCCGCATAGAAAAAGTCCGTGGCTGGGCGCCTTTGTTTAATCGCATGGATGATATGTACGGCGCGTCAAACCCACACATCCCCACATTGCAGCCCTGGGTGCCGCGCACAGCCTCGGGCGAACGCCGAGCGGTGATGGAACGCAATCCCTTCTTCCACCGTGTTGATAATGCAGGCCAGCAACTGCCCTACATCAACCGCATCATCATGGATGTGGTAGACGGCAAACTCATCCCGGCAAAGACACTGGCTGGTGAAAGCGACCTGCAGGCGCGTGGGCTGGGCTTCTCCGATATCTCGGTACTCAAACGCGGTGAGCAAACACAGGATTATGATACCCGTCTCTGGCTCAACTCCAAAGGTTCGGAAATCTCAATCTTGCCCAATCTGAGCGTCAAAGACCCAGTCTGGCGAAAACTCATGCAGGACCGCCGGTTCCGTCATGCGCTCTCAATGGGCATCGATCGTGAGCTCATCAACAAAGTGCTTTATTTCGGCTTAGGTCGTGCTGGCAATGACACCGTCCTCAACATTTCTCCGCTCTTCCAACCGGACTTTCAGACGGCGTGGGCAGAATTTAATCCAGAGCTTGCAAACCAACTGCTCGATGATATCGGCTTGACCGATAGACGAGGGGATGGGGTCCGCCTTTTGGAGGATGGACGCCCTTTACAGCTCATTATCGAAATCACTGGTGAGAGTTCAGAACAAGATGATGCTCTGGAGTTGGTTGCTGAAACGTGGAAAGAAATTGGTGTCTCCGCTTTCATTCGACCCAGCCAACGCGACACAATCCGTGCTCGTGCACTATCAGGCGCTTTGATGATGTCCGTCTGGTCGGGATTTGAAAATGGTGTTCCAACGGCTGATATGCCGCCCGTAGACTACGCACCGACACGAGAGGATTTTCTTTCCTGGGCACCATGGGGCAATTATTATGAGAGTGATGGTCATGCAGGTGTCAGACCAGACTGGCCCCCTGCCATCCGGCTGGTCGAATTGTTTGATCAATGGCTCGTCAGCAGCAGCTTTGAAGAGCGGGATATGATCTGGGAACAGATCCTTCAGATCCATGCAGACGAAACCATTCACATCGGTCTGGTCAATGGTGTCCGGCATCCGGTTGTTGTTAAAGGCCTACTCAATGTTCCGGAGATGGGCATCTATGGCTGGGATCCAGGTGCTCAGTTCGGCATCCATCGCATGGATCTCTTCTTTTTCAAAGACTTACTGCCGGATGAAGATAGCTGA
- a CDS encoding glycosyltransferase family protein: MTVMTPKILIYSHDTFGLGHLRRCRTIAQSLVGSFPEMSVLILSGSPIIGSFEFRSRVDFVRIPGVIKLRSGEYTSLSLQLDINETIAIRSSIIEHTAKVFKPDIFIVDKEPLGLRSEVLPTLQYLKGQKTRLVLGLRDVMDDPLVLKEEWLRKRAYPALNDLYDEIWVYGPSVMNNPLDGLGFDQSVMQKTLFTGYLRRSMPSSAQDFTAPFDGAPYVLVTPGGGGDGVELVDWVMRAYEARLRPLFPALIVLGPFMSKADVEAFTTRASHLRDVEILRFTPEIEPYMANATAVIGMGGYNTFCEVLSFDNPALLVPRVVPRREQAIRAEQAQRLGLAQMLPIDSYPSVELMVKALANLPFIAPPSHAHSENYLGGLDVINLRTAEILGMSDQALMQRLNVSADPKLTCKTG; this comes from the coding sequence ATGACGGTAATGACGCCAAAAATTCTGATTTACAGCCACGATACCTTTGGCCTTGGCCACCTGCGGCGATGCCGGACGATCGCTCAATCTCTGGTTGGCTCCTTCCCGGAAATGTCCGTCCTTATCCTTTCCGGCTCCCCTATAATTGGTAGTTTTGAGTTTCGCTCCCGCGTCGATTTCGTCCGCATACCGGGTGTAATCAAACTGCGCAGCGGGGAGTACACCTCCCTGTCACTGCAACTGGACATCAACGAGACGATCGCAATTCGCTCATCGATCATCGAGCACACTGCGAAGGTGTTTAAGCCGGATATCTTCATTGTCGACAAAGAGCCTCTTGGGCTGCGCAGTGAGGTTCTGCCTACGCTTCAGTACCTGAAAGGGCAGAAGACACGCTTGGTGCTCGGCCTTCGCGATGTGATGGATGATCCGTTGGTGCTGAAAGAAGAATGGCTGCGCAAGCGAGCTTACCCTGCCCTCAATGATCTTTATGACGAGATCTGGGTTTACGGCCCATCCGTGATGAACAACCCGCTGGATGGACTTGGCTTTGACCAGTCTGTGATGCAAAAAACACTGTTTACCGGCTATCTGCGCCGGTCAATGCCAAGTTCAGCTCAGGATTTCACAGCCCCGTTTGATGGTGCGCCTTATGTGCTGGTGACGCCCGGTGGTGGCGGAGATGGCGTTGAGCTGGTGGATTGGGTGATGCGTGCTTATGAAGCCCGGTTGCGACCACTCTTCCCGGCCCTCATTGTGCTTGGTCCATTCATGAGCAAGGCAGATGTGGAGGCGTTCACAACTCGTGCCTCACATTTGCGCGATGTTGAGATCCTGCGCTTCACGCCAGAGATTGAGCCTTATATGGCCAATGCAACGGCTGTGATTGGCATGGGCGGTTACAACACCTTTTGTGAGGTTCTTTCTTTCGATAATCCGGCCTTATTGGTGCCGCGTGTTGTGCCACGCAGAGAGCAAGCCATTCGGGCGGAGCAGGCCCAGCGGCTTGGCCTTGCGCAGATGCTACCTATCGACTCCTACCCCAGTGTGGAGTTGATGGTAAAAGCGCTCGCCAATCTTCCGTTTATTGCCCCACCGTCACACGCCCATTCAGAGAACTATCTGGGCGGGCTTGATGTGATCAATCTCAGAACCGCAGAAATTCTTGGCATGAGTGATCAAGCCTTGATGCAAAGATTGAATGTTTCTGCAGATCCTAAACTGACTTGCAAGACGGGGTAG
- a CDS encoding ABC transporter permease has translation MSQDDRREDKVEHYVNPKGFDPKEVEILTREQERYYQAPQWKIIWWKFRKHKLAVASAIVLFFFYLCVPFAEIIAPYPVAKRNVDFLFAPPQAIHLFHEGKLVGPFVYGLNPSVDLENLKWVYETDTTKVQKLRFFCEGEPYKFWGLFPAKFHVVCPAKDGTLFIAGTDRLGRDQYSGLVYGARLSLTIGLVGVSISMVLGVLLGGLAGFFGGWIDSSIQRVIEIMRSLPELPLWMALSAALPITWSPVWIYFGLTVILGLLDWPGLARAVRSKLLSLREEEYAKAAALMGASPSRIIVKHLLPGFTSHLVASATLSVPAMILGETALSFLNLGLRRPAVSWGVLLNEAQNISVVTIYPWLMAPVIPIIIVVLAFNFMGDGLRDAADPYK, from the coding sequence ATGAGCCAAGATGATCGTCGCGAAGACAAGGTAGAGCACTACGTCAATCCTAAGGGCTTCGATCCCAAAGAAGTGGAGATCCTGACCAGAGAGCAGGAACGCTACTATCAGGCTCCGCAGTGGAAGATCATCTGGTGGAAGTTCCGCAAACACAAGCTGGCTGTCGCGTCAGCCATTGTTCTCTTCTTCTTTTATCTCTGCGTGCCTTTTGCTGAAATTATTGCCCCATACCCTGTCGCCAAACGAAACGTCGATTTCCTCTTCGCCCCACCTCAGGCCATCCATCTGTTCCATGAGGGCAAACTTGTTGGTCCCTTCGTTTACGGGTTAAACCCTTCCGTCGATCTTGAGAACCTGAAATGGGTCTACGAAACTGACACCACCAAGGTGCAAAAACTCCGCTTCTTCTGTGAAGGGGAGCCCTATAAGTTCTGGGGGCTATTCCCTGCTAAGTTTCACGTTGTCTGCCCTGCAAAAGATGGCACTCTCTTCATCGCTGGAACAGATAGATTAGGGAGGGACCAATACTCCGGCCTTGTCTACGGAGCCCGGCTTTCCCTAACCATCGGCCTTGTTGGTGTAAGCATTTCTATGGTGCTTGGCGTGTTGCTGGGCGGACTTGCTGGGTTCTTCGGAGGTTGGATCGACAGCTCCATCCAACGCGTTATCGAGATTATGCGATCACTCCCCGAACTACCCCTCTGGATGGCTCTATCTGCGGCTTTGCCCATCACGTGGTCGCCCGTCTGGATCTACTTCGGTCTGACGGTCATCTTGGGACTGCTGGATTGGCCGGGGCTGGCTCGTGCAGTCAGATCTAAACTGCTCTCCCTGCGGGAAGAGGAGTATGCCAAAGCTGCAGCTCTCATGGGCGCCAGCCCAAGCCGCATCATTGTCAAACACCTGCTCCCCGGTTTCACCAGCCATCTGGTCGCCTCAGCAACTCTCTCCGTGCCCGCCATGATATTGGGGGAAACAGCACTGTCTTTCCTCAATCTGGGCCTCAGGCGACCTGCCGTTTCATGGGGCGTTCTTCTCAATGAAGCCCAGAATATCTCGGTGGTCACCATATATCCGTGGTTGATGGCGCCGGTTATTCCAATCATCATCGTGGTGCTTGCATTTAACTTCATGGGGGATGGGCTGCGCGATGCGGCGGATCCATACAAGTAA
- a CDS encoding glycosyltransferase family 4 protein produces MKVAFTAPMKPIDHPVPSGDRTMGRLIVRALQLAGHEVDVASTFRSWRAEGGEDVTREVKELAITEAKAIADRWIERGDVPDVFLTYHLYHKAPDWIGPYLCAKFNIPYVVVEASRAPKRQAGNWALGFNAADAALAQANQVVALTNADAQCLKEVLNDDVLTVLPPFLETAKFEVSHSVTKGSADGKIRLLCAGMMREGDKQFSYMVLAAALKQIADLPWRLTIAGDGPARGEIEPLFDPERTEFVGLIPWQEMPRLYRSHDVFVWPAIREAFGFVFLEAQSCGLPVVGGRVFGVPDIVEEGTSGLLSDEGDASALAQNLMSLIKNPHKRENMGLAAIENIHKNHSLEAGARGLDKVLHAALEHHQFKRRVHGGR; encoded by the coding sequence ATGAAAGTTGCCTTTACCGCTCCCATGAAACCAATCGACCATCCTGTGCCTTCGGGGGACCGGACCATGGGGCGTCTGATTGTGCGAGCATTGCAACTGGCAGGGCATGAGGTAGATGTGGCATCCACCTTCCGCAGTTGGCGGGCAGAAGGTGGTGAAGATGTTACGCGGGAAGTGAAAGAGCTTGCGATCACTGAAGCTAAGGCAATTGCGGACCGCTGGATTGAGCGTGGTGACGTGCCGGATGTGTTCCTCACCTATCATCTCTACCACAAAGCTCCAGACTGGATTGGTCCCTACCTTTGCGCCAAGTTCAACATTCCTTATGTGGTGGTGGAGGCAAGCCGCGCCCCGAAACGGCAGGCAGGCAACTGGGCGCTTGGGTTTAATGCCGCTGATGCTGCTCTTGCGCAGGCAAATCAGGTTGTTGCACTCACCAACGCAGATGCTCAATGCCTGAAAGAAGTATTGAATGATGATGTTCTGACGGTACTTCCGCCCTTTCTGGAGACTGCGAAGTTCGAAGTCAGCCATAGTGTCACCAAAGGGTCTGCGGACGGGAAGATACGCTTGCTCTGCGCCGGCATGATGCGTGAGGGGGATAAGCAGTTTTCTTACATGGTGTTGGCGGCTGCGCTGAAGCAGATTGCGGATCTGCCGTGGCGCCTGACAATCGCTGGAGACGGCCCTGCCCGCGGTGAGATTGAACCACTGTTTGATCCGGAACGCACTGAGTTTGTTGGTTTGATCCCATGGCAGGAAATGCCTCGGCTTTATCGCTCTCACGACGTGTTCGTCTGGCCCGCCATTCGTGAAGCCTTTGGCTTTGTGTTTCTGGAAGCTCAATCCTGCGGACTGCCTGTTGTTGGTGGTCGCGTGTTTGGGGTTCCTGACATTGTTGAGGAAGGCACCAGCGGTCTGCTTTCTGATGAAGGGGATGCCTCGGCTTTGGCACAAAACCTGATGTCGCTCATCAAAAACCCGCATAAACGTGAGAACATGGGCCTTGCCGCCATAGAGAACATTCACAAGAACCACAGCCTGGAAGCTGGTGCCAGAGGGTTGGATAAAGTTCTCCATGCGGCCCTTGAACATCACCAGTTTAAGCGGAGAGTGCACGGAGGCCGATGA
- a CDS encoding polysaccharide deacetylase family protein, producing the protein MTSSSASVVELNPTNDKATDRDQEIFEQALIQHLDWFAERGLTVRFWWRDDDAVSLTPELDELLGFSERFTIPLSLAVIPKFATEDLAQRLADTHTVQILHHGWQHKNYQDKSRGEKASEFGWRRTALDMEKELLEGKEILQGLFAERFVPLFVPPWNRIAPRAVQLLQQQGDYGLSAFTWINHFRLPRLQSHVDIIKWKKNKRFIGWDAARKRLDLQLCRRRTNASEPIGLLTHHLDHGEGCSEFLEVFFKITSVHPAAAWLSSQELLEEAKRDFSLSSGQV; encoded by the coding sequence GTGACCTCTAGCTCAGCCTCCGTTGTGGAACTTAACCCCACAAATGATAAAGCTACCGACAGGGATCAGGAGATTTTTGAGCAAGCACTCATTCAGCATCTGGATTGGTTTGCTGAGCGTGGGCTTACTGTCAGGTTCTGGTGGCGTGATGATGATGCGGTTTCGCTTACGCCCGAACTGGACGAGTTGCTTGGCTTTTCTGAGCGGTTCACTATTCCGCTTTCGCTTGCTGTTATCCCTAAGTTTGCGACAGAGGATTTGGCCCAGCGTCTTGCGGATACGCACACCGTTCAGATTCTACATCACGGATGGCAGCACAAGAACTATCAGGATAAATCTCGTGGAGAGAAAGCCAGTGAGTTTGGTTGGCGGCGGACTGCTTTGGACATGGAGAAGGAGCTTCTGGAAGGCAAAGAGATCCTGCAAGGCTTGTTTGCGGAGCGCTTTGTGCCGCTGTTTGTACCGCCATGGAACCGCATTGCTCCGCGTGCCGTGCAACTGTTGCAGCAACAAGGTGATTATGGCCTCTCGGCCTTTACCTGGATCAACCATTTCCGTTTACCGCGCCTGCAAAGCCACGTGGACATCATTAAATGGAAAAAGAACAAACGCTTTATTGGTTGGGACGCGGCACGGAAGCGGTTGGATCTCCAGCTCTGCCGGCGGCGAACCAATGCGAGTGAGCCCATCGGGTTGCTGACCCACCATCTGGATCATGGCGAAGGGTGCTCAGAGTTTTTGGAGGTGTTTTTCAAGATAACCTCTGTTCACCCCGCAGCAGCATGGCTCAGTTCTCAGGAGTTACTCGAAGAGGCTAAGCGTGACTTTAGTCTGTCGAGCGGACAGGTTTGA
- a CDS encoding glycosyltransferase family 4 protein translates to MERGRIAVVVKGYPRLSETFIAQEIYGLQERGVEQLIVALRHPYDPYVHDVHKKITADVLYLTEYLKDDPPRVKRAIDWAKTQPAYATARACFENDLKHKRNAERFRRWGQACVMAHELPADVIWIHTHYLHSPCTVARYAAMLSGRKWSFSAHAKDIWTTERWELETKLADAAWGVTCTKANLAYLQSLCAEPDKISLVYHGLDFCGFPEAPRPATLRDGTGKDSVQIISVGRLVDKKGYDTLLRAFNELPKALNWHFTHVGGGELSQSLEDLGKQLGLDDRITWLGPQPRARVLDEMQQADIFALACRVSKSGDRDGLPNVVMEAQAMSLPCVSTEVSALPEIIESGQTGVLCPPEDVSCLSEALRSLITQPTEREHLGGKAFRSVHKRFSASPGLDFLEEQFSRSLEPCS, encoded by the coding sequence ATGGAGAGAGGTCGTATTGCAGTTGTGGTCAAAGGGTATCCGCGTCTTTCTGAAACGTTCATTGCGCAAGAGATCTATGGCTTGCAGGAGCGAGGTGTAGAACAGCTCATTGTCGCTTTGCGCCACCCATATGACCCTTATGTGCATGACGTGCACAAGAAAATAACAGCAGATGTGCTCTATCTGACTGAGTATCTGAAGGACGACCCTCCACGCGTGAAGCGCGCCATAGACTGGGCGAAGACGCAGCCGGCTTATGCTACCGCCAGAGCTTGCTTTGAGAACGACCTGAAGCACAAGAGGAATGCCGAGCGGTTTCGTCGTTGGGGGCAAGCATGTGTGATGGCTCATGAGTTACCCGCCGACGTCATCTGGATACACACGCATTACCTCCATAGCCCCTGCACTGTCGCCCGCTACGCAGCCATGCTTTCTGGTCGCAAGTGGTCGTTTTCCGCCCATGCGAAGGACATCTGGACCACGGAGCGGTGGGAGCTTGAGACAAAGCTGGCAGATGCTGCTTGGGGGGTGACCTGCACCAAAGCCAACCTTGCTTATTTGCAATCGCTTTGCGCGGAGCCTGATAAGATCAGCCTTGTTTATCATGGTCTAGATTTTTGCGGATTTCCTGAGGCTCCGCGTCCTGCCACCCTGCGAGATGGAACAGGAAAAGACAGTGTTCAGATCATTTCCGTAGGACGTCTGGTGGACAAGAAGGGTTACGATACCTTGCTGCGTGCATTCAATGAGCTGCCCAAGGCGTTGAACTGGCACTTCACTCATGTTGGTGGAGGTGAGTTGTCTCAATCTTTAGAGGACCTTGGCAAGCAGCTTGGTCTGGACGACCGGATTACATGGCTCGGCCCGCAACCACGGGCGCGGGTTTTGGACGAGATGCAACAAGCAGACATTTTTGCTCTGGCTTGCCGTGTCTCCAAATCAGGAGATCGGGACGGGTTGCCCAATGTGGTGATGGAAGCACAAGCCATGTCGCTGCCTTGTGTCTCGACTGAGGTTTCAGCGCTGCCTGAAATCATCGAGAGTGGGCAAACCGGCGTGTTGTGCCCTCCAGAAGATGTGTCCTGCCTTTCAGAAGCGCTTCGCTCACTGATTACACAGCCCACGGAACGTGAACATCTTGGCGGTAAAGCGTTTCGCAGTGTGCATAAGCGTTTCAGCGCCTCGCCCGGTCTGGATTTTCTGGAAGAACAGTTTTCGAGAAGCCTGGAGCCTTGCTCATGA
- a CDS encoding class I SAM-dependent methyltransferase, protein MEEQSEDWDRQYKEGRWHFLNDIKEAARYGILSAWLGQTEASRNVLDVGCGEAILYHYLTASGLQHYCGVDLSETALSKAEVIPNEAQLVQSDLENFSPKSGQRFTAIIFNEVLYFCEDPEQQLKRYAEFLEPDGVIAISMYTPAREKSGAHKSLQKVWAETDKATHWQVLDDLELNSRSKNVGWKLRLVKPVRSTD, encoded by the coding sequence ATGGAAGAGCAATCAGAGGACTGGGACCGCCAGTACAAAGAAGGCCGCTGGCATTTTCTCAATGACATCAAAGAAGCGGCCCGCTACGGCATACTCTCCGCATGGCTGGGCCAGACTGAGGCAAGCCGAAACGTACTGGACGTGGGTTGCGGTGAAGCAATCTTGTATCACTATCTCACAGCTTCAGGCCTGCAACACTATTGCGGCGTCGACCTTTCTGAAACTGCATTGAGCAAAGCCGAAGTGATCCCCAATGAGGCACAGCTGGTTCAATCTGATCTGGAGAATTTCTCTCCTAAATCCGGGCAACGGTTTACTGCGATCATCTTCAACGAAGTGCTGTATTTCTGCGAAGATCCGGAGCAACAGCTCAAAAGATATGCTGAGTTTCTGGAGCCCGATGGTGTCATCGCAATCTCCATGTACACACCTGCCCGTGAAAAGTCCGGTGCGCACAAATCACTCCAAAAGGTCTGGGCTGAAACAGACAAGGCAACGCATTGGCAAGTGCTGGATGATCTGGAACTGAACTCCCGCTCAAAGAACGTCGGCTGGAAGCTCCGCCTCGTCAAACCTGTCCGCTCGACAGACTAA
- a CDS encoding ABC transporter permease, which yields MLNYILRRLLVMIPTLAAISFLIFFIIELPEGDYISNQISMLRSTGESASIGRLEFLRKEFALDRPFVERYGIWVGLWPGPNGFDGLIQGNWGWSFEYDQPVGEVVGPTLPLTIALNLATILFIYCVAFPIGMYSATHQYSVGDYTFTLVGYLGLATPNFLLALVLMYLANSWFGLTVGGIMEERYIGEPMSSGKALSIVAHLVVPVIVIGTSGTAAMIRRLRANLLDELFKQYVTTARSKGMRESKLLVKYPLRVALNPFIADIGNLIPSLVSGSVIVSVVLNLPTVGPVLLGALQSQDQFLAGFILLFVSILTLIGMLVSDVLLGYLDPRIRLGKEGARQ from the coding sequence GTGCTCAATTACATCCTGCGGCGGCTTTTGGTGATGATACCAACGCTTGCCGCCATCAGTTTCCTTATTTTTTTCATCATTGAGCTGCCGGAAGGGGATTACATCTCCAATCAAATCTCCATGCTACGATCAACCGGAGAGAGTGCTTCCATTGGCAGACTGGAATTTCTCCGCAAAGAGTTCGCCTTAGACCGCCCCTTTGTAGAACGCTATGGCATATGGGTCGGTCTCTGGCCTGGACCAAATGGATTTGACGGGCTCATTCAGGGCAACTGGGGTTGGTCGTTTGAGTATGATCAGCCAGTGGGGGAGGTCGTCGGTCCAACATTACCGCTCACAATTGCTCTCAACCTCGCAACCATCCTCTTCATCTATTGCGTGGCTTTTCCAATCGGAATGTATTCGGCAACGCACCAATACTCCGTTGGCGACTATACCTTTACCCTTGTCGGATATCTCGGCCTCGCAACACCCAACTTCCTGCTCGCTCTCGTTCTTATGTATCTTGCCAACAGTTGGTTTGGCCTGACTGTCGGTGGCATCATGGAAGAGCGTTACATCGGCGAACCAATGAGCAGCGGCAAAGCCCTATCAATTGTCGCTCACCTTGTCGTCCCAGTAATCGTCATTGGCACATCAGGTACAGCAGCCATGATCCGACGTTTGCGCGCAAACCTTCTAGATGAGCTTTTCAAGCAATACGTCACCACCGCCCGCTCCAAGGGCATGCGAGAAAGCAAGCTCCTCGTTAAGTACCCGCTCCGTGTAGCCCTTAATCCTTTCATTGCGGATATCGGTAACTTGATCCCATCACTGGTTTCAGGGTCTGTGATCGTTTCCGTCGTTCTGAATTTGCCAACAGTTGGTCCGGTTCTTTTGGGAGCTCTGCAATCGCAGGATCAGTTCCTTGCTGGGTTCATTCTGCTCTTCGTCTCCATCCTCACGTTAATTGGCATGCTGGTCTCAGATGTTCTGCTCGGGTACCTCGATCCACGCATTCGCCTAGGTAAGGAGGGTGCCAGACAATGA